The Chitinophaga niabensis genome segment CCATCCAAAGCCCGCCCGTTCATCTTCCGGCAGATCAACGCGGATATTACAGGTAAGTACCTTATGGGATGAAGCATTGGCTACAGGTATGTTTGCATTTGTTATTAAAGGAGTAGCTGCCACTACTCCTATGCCTTTGATAAAATTCCTTCTTGATAACATGTTTTAATTCTTTGCATTCAGATAAGCGCCTTTCTCCAATAATTCAGCCTGTAATGCAGCTACATTTACCTGGGAAGGCAGGATATTCTTTCTTACCGCCATTTTTGCCGCTCTGCCTGCAGCCTCTCCCATGGCCATACAGGGAGCCATTACCCGAATAGCAGACATAGCTTCGTGTGTGGTGGAAATACATCTGCCGGCTACGATCAGGTTCTCTATTTTTTCCGGGATCAGCGAACGGTAAGGGATATCGTAACAATCACCACACCACTCCAATGTACAACCACCACCTTGCGGATGATGCAGGTCTAAAGGATAACTTGCTACGGCGATGGCATCATCAAAACGTGCGCAACCTAAAACATCCTGTGCGGTCATTACATACTTTCCTACAATCCTACGTGTTTCGCGGATACCGATGAAGGGAGCCATTTTTGTGAAATAAGCATTTTCAAAGCCGGGCACGTATTCGATCAGGTACTTCTGGATATCATTGATCTGCCTTCTTCCTTCCATTTCTCCAAAAGAAAGACTGGCGGGGTCTGTACCATCTACTCCGTTTACGCGGGTCATATTCACCCATACTTCTCCTTCTCTCAAACCTGTGATCACAATGGTGCGTTCTGTGGGTAAGGAGAGCCCATCGCTTTGTGCTTTCTGAATTAAAGAGCGCAGGCCAACCACGATGAACTGGTTGTTCTGCCCGAAATATTCAGCGGGAATAAAATCTGTGAGGTATGTTCTTGGTTCTTCAGAAATGCTTAAGCGCAGTTTTTCTGTGTCTACACCACCGAGGC includes the following:
- a CDS encoding FAD-dependent oxidoreductase; its protein translation is MENKTMITEPARSLPVRLEVDVLVVGGGPSGIIAAQAAAEDGLSVTLIDSRSFVGGNMTIGLPILGFLGQKGNQIIKGIPQKFIDRLKEKNAASEHRPCPLHMSLTLVEPEAVKTVGLQMLAESGVNVLLYVFFAGVIMEGNHLKGVIIESKSGREVILAKTIIDCTGDADVAYRSGVTCEQGNEQGGVQPPTLMFCLGGVDTEKLRLSISEEPRTYLTDFIPAEYFGQNNQFIVVGLRSLIQKAQSDGLSLPTERTIVITGLREGEVWVNMTRVNGVDGTDPASLSFGEMEGRRQINDIQKYLIEYVPGFENAYFTKMAPFIGIRETRRIVGKYVMTAQDVLGCARFDDAIAVASYPLDLHHPQGGGCTLEWCGDCYDIPYRSLIPEKIENLIVAGRCISTTHEAMSAIRVMAPCMAMGEAAGRAAKMAVRKNILPSQVNVAALQAELLEKGAYLNAKN